From one Aquicella lusitana genomic stretch:
- the panD gene encoding aspartate 1-decarboxylase, protein MLITVLKSKIAYATITQKELFYVGSITIDEDIMKRANIRENEKVQVVNLNNGERLETYAIKGKAGSRIFSLNGAAARKAEIGDKIFIISYAHIDASESLEPVIVDLEH, encoded by the coding sequence ATGCTGATCACCGTACTGAAATCGAAAATTGCTTATGCTACTATCACGCAGAAAGAATTATTTTATGTGGGCTCCATTACCATTGACGAAGACATCATGAAGCGGGCCAACATTCGTGAAAATGAAAAAGTCCAGGTAGTGAACTTAAATAACGGCGAGCGCCTGGAAACGTATGCGATTAAAGGGAAAGCAGGTAGCCGCATTTTTAGTTTAAATGGCGCTGCCGCCAGAAAAGCGGAAATTGGCGATAAAATTTTTATCATTTCCTACGCGCACATTGACGCATCTGAATCGCTCGAACCCGTCATTGTAGATCTGGAACATTAA
- a CDS encoding UDP-glucose dehydrogenase family protein, producing the protein MNITVIGAGYVGLVTGACFAELGNHVTCVDVNEQKIANLKKGILPIYEPGLEQMVMSNMQEDRLRFATSLSSIGMDPHVIFIAVGTPSDKDGSADIKYVLEAARDIGNHIKQYCVIVDKSTVPVGMADQVKQIIQQALKQRHLDIDFDVVSNPEFLREGAAIEDFMRPDRVIVGLESNNAKNVMLDLYLPILRNPERIYFMNVKDAEMTKYAANAMLATRISFMNEMALLCERMGVDIENVRIGIGSDSRIGNAFLNSGCGYGGSCFPKDVRALMKMAEGHGVHPLILQAVENRNFAQKRLLPEKIIRLFGEDLSGVTIGVWGLAFKPGTDDMREASSLVLIEECIRRGAQVRAYDPAAMPQARQTMPEEWFASGKLVLTEHQYDALNEADALALVTEWKPFCYPDLAMMKNRMRRRIILDGRNQYDPKQMHESGFDYYGIGRGSRERSVDERAVA; encoded by the coding sequence TTGAATATCACCGTCATTGGAGCAGGATATGTTGGTCTAGTGACAGGAGCCTGTTTTGCGGAATTAGGTAATCATGTCACATGCGTAGACGTCAACGAACAAAAAATTGCGAACCTGAAGAAAGGTATTCTGCCTATTTATGAGCCTGGCCTTGAACAGATGGTCATGTCCAATATGCAGGAAGACCGGTTGCGTTTTGCTACTTCGCTGTCATCAATTGGCATGGACCCTCACGTGATTTTCATTGCGGTTGGCACACCCAGCGATAAAGACGGGTCGGCGGACATAAAATATGTGTTGGAGGCGGCGCGCGATATTGGTAACCATATCAAACAGTATTGCGTTATCGTGGATAAATCGACCGTGCCAGTGGGTATGGCCGATCAGGTTAAACAGATTATTCAACAGGCTCTGAAACAGCGCCACCTCGACATTGATTTTGATGTGGTCAGCAATCCCGAGTTTTTGCGTGAAGGTGCTGCGATCGAGGATTTTATGCGGCCAGACCGGGTGATTGTTGGGCTTGAGTCCAATAATGCCAAAAATGTAATGCTGGATTTATACCTGCCAATTTTACGCAATCCTGAGCGCATCTATTTTATGAATGTCAAAGATGCGGAAATGACCAAGTATGCAGCAAACGCCATGCTCGCTACGCGCATATCCTTTATGAATGAAATGGCGCTACTCTGCGAACGCATGGGGGTGGATATAGAAAATGTGCGCATCGGTATTGGCTCTGATTCGCGTATTGGCAATGCTTTTCTCAATTCCGGCTGTGGTTATGGCGGCTCCTGCTTCCCCAAAGATGTGCGCGCATTGATGAAGATGGCGGAAGGACATGGCGTTCATCCGCTCATTCTGCAAGCTGTTGAAAACCGGAACTTTGCGCAGAAGCGCCTTCTTCCGGAAAAAATCATTCGTCTGTTTGGCGAAGACCTTTCCGGCGTGACAATTGGCGTGTGGGGACTTGCGTTCAAGCCTGGCACCGATGATATGCGTGAAGCTTCCTCTCTTGTCTTGATTGAAGAATGCATCAGGCGCGGAGCGCAAGTGCGGGCATACGATCCCGCTGCCATGCCTCAAGCGCGGCAAACCATGCCGGAAGAATGGTTTGCATCAGGCAAGCTTGTGCTCACTGAGCATCAGTACGATGCGTTGAATGAAGCGGATGCGCTCGCACTTGTCACCGAATGGAAACCATTCTGCTACCCGGATCTCGCCATGATGAAAAACCGCATGCGCCGCCGTATTATTCTGGATGGCCGTAATCAGTATGATCCCAAGCAAATGCACGAGAGCGGTTTTGATTACTATGGAATAGGGCGAGGCAGCCGGGAAAGGTCGGTCGACGAACGCGCGGTAGCATAG
- a CDS encoding glycosyltransferase family 4 protein encodes MRIAYATTFDARDVHNWSGTPSFMSKALSNADIEVDFIGSLSRKLPPLFKLKQAWNKFVCDQRESPRFNTVAAKHYSEQVARQLEKLSVDAVVSPLINPIAYLDCKQPIILWTDAVYAALLGFYPPFSYHSANTIMQGNAITQACLSRARLALFSSDWAARSAVELYGISREKVKVVPFGANIDTCPDLDEIRESIKKRAADKIKLLFLAKSWERKGGDVVLAVAKALHEAGHAVELTIVGYQPPNLNPVPSYVKCLGFISKHTPEGKQKIQTLLSETHFLFVPSRAEAYGIVFCEANAFGVPCLTTYVGGIGTIVKDNINGMTFGLDAPVSTYCDYIVDLMRDRMRYEALSLSAYNEYVTRLNWKTAANEVKKLIQEAM; translated from the coding sequence ATGCGTATTGCCTATGCCACTACGTTTGATGCCCGTGATGTCCATAACTGGTCTGGCACACCGAGCTTCATGTCAAAAGCACTGTCCAATGCCGATATCGAAGTGGATTTTATTGGATCGCTCTCACGCAAGTTGCCGCCCTTGTTTAAGCTCAAACAAGCATGGAACAAATTTGTCTGTGACCAGCGGGAAAGCCCGCGTTTTAATACCGTGGCAGCGAAACATTATTCTGAACAAGTGGCAAGGCAACTGGAAAAGCTGAGCGTTGACGCCGTTGTCTCGCCGCTCATTAACCCCATTGCATATCTCGATTGCAAACAGCCTATCATTCTCTGGACTGATGCCGTGTATGCAGCACTACTCGGATTTTATCCGCCGTTTTCCTATCATTCTGCAAATACCATTATGCAAGGCAACGCAATCACACAAGCATGCCTGTCACGTGCCCGCCTCGCGCTTTTTTCATCTGACTGGGCTGCACGCAGTGCCGTAGAACTCTATGGCATCAGTCGTGAAAAAGTGAAAGTTGTTCCCTTTGGCGCGAATATAGATACTTGTCCTGATCTTGATGAAATACGCGAAAGTATAAAAAAGCGGGCTGCAGATAAAATCAAATTGCTGTTTCTTGCTAAAAGCTGGGAGCGCAAAGGCGGCGACGTGGTGCTCGCTGTCGCAAAGGCTTTGCATGAAGCAGGGCATGCCGTTGAGCTGACCATTGTAGGTTATCAGCCTCCCAACCTGAACCCCGTTCCTTCCTATGTAAAATGTCTGGGATTTATTTCCAAGCACACACCAGAAGGAAAACAAAAAATTCAAACACTGCTGTCCGAAACACATTTTCTTTTTGTGCCTTCACGTGCAGAAGCCTACGGAATTGTATTCTGCGAAGCCAATGCGTTTGGTGTTCCTTGTCTTACCACTTATGTGGGCGGCATTGGCACCATTGTAAAAGACAATATTAATGGCATGACTTTTGGGCTGGACGCGCCTGTTTCAACTTACTGTGATTACATTGTAGACTTGATGCGTGATCGTATGCGATATGAAGCGCTTTCCCTGTCTGCGTATAACGAATATGTGACACGATTAAACTGGAAAACGGCTGCAAATGAAGTGAAAAAACTGATTCAGGAAGCCATGTAA
- a CDS encoding DUF2520 domain-containing protein: MRQVPHYLLIGNGRVARHLRHYFSQLNISFDHWHRHEPIARLEQLRDRASHILLLIKDSAIDAFILQHLADTSALKIHFSGCLVSPLACGAHPLMTFNTSLYSLEQYHQIPFVIDHDAPDFTELLPGIPNQHVRLHTSLKSKYHAFCVLSGNFSSLLWQKLFQAFEKELNLPALIAHPYLFQQMHNLVSDPASALSGPLTRNDIDTIEKNLAALASDPFQEVYKSFVHCFQQLKERGSI; the protein is encoded by the coding sequence ATGAGACAAGTACCGCATTATCTCCTTATCGGCAATGGCCGTGTAGCACGTCATCTGCGTCATTATTTTTCCCAGCTTAATATCAGCTTTGATCACTGGCATCGCCATGAGCCGATCGCAAGGCTCGAGCAACTGCGTGATCGTGCTTCGCACATTCTGTTATTAATCAAGGACAGTGCGATTGACGCATTTATTCTTCAACACTTGGCAGATACCTCCGCTTTAAAAATCCATTTCTCCGGGTGTCTTGTGAGCCCGCTTGCCTGCGGCGCTCATCCCTTAATGACTTTCAATACAAGTCTCTATAGTTTGGAACAATATCATCAGATTCCGTTTGTCATTGACCATGATGCACCTGATTTTACAGAGTTGTTGCCGGGCATTCCAAATCAACATGTGAGGCTCCATACTTCCCTGAAATCCAAGTATCATGCGTTTTGTGTATTGAGCGGTAACTTTAGTTCACTGTTGTGGCAAAAGTTGTTTCAAGCTTTTGAGAAAGAATTAAATCTGCCTGCTTTGATTGCGCACCCTTATCTTTTTCAGCAAATGCACAACTTGGTCAGTGACCCTGCCAGTGCGCTTTCCGGTCCGTTAACACGCAATGATATTGATACCATCGAAAAAAACCTCGCTGCATTGGCGTCAGATCCTTTTCAGGAGGTATATAAAAGTTTTGTCCATTGTTTCCAGCAATTGAAAGAGCGAGGGTCGATATGA
- a CDS encoding thiamine diphosphokinase — protein MKNYLLVANGNFLVREIITEAAMNSVIVALDGAADRLIRLGIQPDLILGDFDSIDSQSLASRQHSVVLANDQSLTDLVKAIRYCDDQQAASITLVCATGGRLDHHEGAIRSLRTEYKNKRPLLLHTEQQTLRYARDECITLYGMPGDKCGIMAFPRGIFSSQGLSYDVTDYPLHFGYSESICNSLMSDRAFLDIRGEALLIMPPMLASQRSFMQKSQIERLEMQLRDVKMCETNLRIIND, from the coding sequence ATGAAAAACTACCTGCTTGTCGCAAACGGCAATTTTTTAGTGAGGGAAATTATCACTGAAGCTGCCATGAACAGTGTTATTGTAGCGCTGGATGGAGCGGCAGACAGGCTGATCCGCTTGGGAATTCAACCTGATCTCATATTGGGCGACTTTGATTCTATCGATTCTCAATCGCTGGCGAGTCGCCAGCATTCTGTCGTACTTGCAAACGATCAAAGCCTGACCGATCTCGTCAAAGCAATTCGCTATTGCGACGATCAGCAAGCAGCGAGCATTACATTGGTGTGTGCCACAGGCGGACGTCTCGATCATCATGAAGGTGCCATTCGCTCATTACGCACTGAATACAAAAACAAGCGGCCCCTGCTTTTGCATACTGAGCAACAAACTCTACGCTATGCCCGTGATGAATGCATCACCCTGTACGGCATGCCAGGCGATAAATGCGGCATCATGGCATTCCCTCGTGGTATTTTTTCTTCGCAAGGCCTTAGTTATGATGTTACCGATTATCCGTTACATTTTGGCTACTCGGAAAGCATCTGCAATTCCCTGATGAGTGACCGGGCTTTTTTGGACATTCGAGGTGAAGCTTTACTGATCATGCCGCCTATGCTGGCATCTCAGCGCAGCTTCATGCAAAAAAGCCAGATTGAACGCTTGGAAATGCAATTAAGAGATGTGAAAATGTGCGAAACTAACTTGAGAATAATAAATGACTGA
- the galU gene encoding UTP--glucose-1-phosphate uridylyltransferase GalU — MMKISKAIFPVAGLGTRFLPATKANPKEMLPIVDKPLIQYAVEEAVAAGITELIFVTNSSKRAIEDHFDSNFELEATLQERGKQELLDIVRGILPEGVSCAYIRQKSPQGLGHAVLCAKQLVMNEPFAVLLADDLIDGGSVPCLKQMVELFAEKQASVIAVQKIEPEETRKYGIVDVAASEGMLIAIQGIVEKPHPQQAPSDLGVVGRYILTPRIFTLLENTSKGSGGEIQLTDAIAELLNNESVYAYRFQGKRYDCGSKLGYLEATVAYALKHPELALDFKRSLEAIIA; from the coding sequence ATGATGAAGATTAGTAAAGCAATTTTTCCTGTTGCGGGGCTAGGCACCCGGTTCTTGCCCGCGACTAAGGCAAACCCAAAAGAAATGCTGCCGATTGTGGATAAACCGCTTATCCAATATGCGGTGGAAGAAGCGGTAGCTGCCGGTATCACCGAGCTGATTTTTGTGACAAACAGCAGCAAGCGGGCGATCGAAGACCACTTTGATTCCAACTTCGAACTGGAAGCGACGCTGCAAGAGCGCGGCAAGCAAGAATTACTCGATATTGTGCGGGGAATTTTGCCGGAGGGAGTATCCTGCGCTTATATTCGCCAGAAATCGCCGCAAGGGCTTGGGCATGCGGTTTTATGTGCCAAGCAATTGGTGATGAACGAACCTTTTGCTGTGCTGCTGGCCGATGACTTGATCGATGGCGGATCGGTCCCTTGTCTTAAACAGATGGTAGAGCTATTCGCCGAAAAGCAGGCCAGCGTTATTGCGGTTCAAAAAATTGAACCGGAAGAAACGCGCAAGTACGGTATTGTGGACGTCGCTGCTTCAGAAGGCATGCTGATTGCCATTCAGGGCATTGTAGAAAAACCCCATCCGCAGCAAGCTCCTTCCGATCTGGGTGTAGTGGGTCGATATATTTTGACTCCCCGGATCTTTACGCTGCTTGAGAATACCAGCAAAGGCTCAGGTGGAGAAATTCAACTGACCGATGCTATTGCTGAGCTGCTTAACAATGAATCGGTTTATGCCTATCGTTTCCAGGGCAAGCGATATGATTGTGGCAGCAAGTTGGGCTATCTGGAGGCGACAGTCGCTTATGCATTAAAACATCCTGAGCTCGCGCTTGATTTCAAGCGTTCACTGGAGGCGATTATTGCATGA
- a CDS encoding glycosyltransferase codes for MRKNILILGHNYATQFIDIYNQYTRLFDKSKYQVTVAYLTGKPDEEVKNRTIAEEVVFFNLSKKEIRTLKISAIKKLLAFCRERKFEIVICHRYKPTYVMMWVAQFCKIPAMIFVMHELRTMSSLGRQLLVASLSRQNMLFAGVSNAVRDDMRKNLWSVPKERIQTLYNVIDMELTEPNLLSREEARKALQLPDEAFVFGNIARLAPNKDQESLIHAFSLIKPYTPKAKLVIIGDGELESRLKDQAKSYGLQNDIIFTGFLSGGFRYMKAFDCFALSSVQEAFGRVLIEAMVARLPIIATRVHGIPEVVGHAGTLIKPRDPVAFAEAMKQIYIASEEERNMLGEKAYQHVSDNFSIPAFYKQFWQLPLVQPVKE; via the coding sequence ATGCGCAAAAACATCCTTATTCTTGGCCATAACTATGCCACGCAGTTTATTGATATTTATAACCAGTACACGCGGCTCTTTGATAAAAGCAAATATCAAGTCACTGTCGCTTATTTGACTGGCAAGCCAGATGAAGAAGTGAAGAACAGGACCATTGCAGAAGAAGTTGTCTTTTTCAATCTCTCCAAAAAGGAAATTCGCACCTTAAAAATCAGCGCCATTAAAAAATTACTCGCCTTTTGTCGTGAAAGAAAATTTGAAATCGTCATCTGCCATCGCTACAAGCCCACGTATGTCATGATGTGGGTCGCACAGTTTTGCAAAATCCCTGCGATGATTTTTGTCATGCATGAATTAAGAACAATGTCATCCTTGGGTCGGCAACTGCTCGTTGCTTCGCTTTCACGTCAAAACATGCTGTTTGCAGGCGTATCCAATGCTGTGCGCGACGATATGCGCAAAAATTTATGGAGCGTGCCCAAAGAACGTATTCAGACATTATACAATGTCATTGATATGGAGTTGACGGAACCCAACCTGCTGTCACGTGAAGAAGCCCGAAAGGCGCTCCAACTACCGGATGAGGCATTTGTGTTCGGCAACATCGCGCGGCTGGCACCCAACAAGGATCAGGAAAGCCTTATCCACGCTTTCTCGTTAATCAAACCCTATACGCCAAAAGCAAAGCTGGTGATTATCGGGGACGGTGAATTGGAATCCCGCCTTAAAGATCAGGCCAAAAGCTATGGCCTTCAGAATGACATCATTTTCACAGGGTTTCTCTCCGGTGGCTTCCGTTACATGAAAGCCTTTGACTGTTTTGCGCTGTCTTCCGTGCAGGAAGCATTTGGCCGTGTCTTAATCGAAGCGATGGTCGCACGATTACCGATCATTGCCACCCGCGTTCATGGCATTCCTGAAGTGGTTGGTCATGCCGGCACGCTAATCAAACCCCGAGATCCTGTTGCCTTTGCTGAAGCCATGAAACAGATTTACATCGCTTCCGAAGAGGAGCGTAACATGCTGGGTGAAAAAGCCTATCAGCATGTCAGCGACAATTTTTCCATTCCTGCGTTTTATAAACAATTCTGGCAATTGCCTTTGGTGCAGCCTGTTAAGGAGTAA
- a CDS encoding type III pantothenate kinase — protein MLLCLDVGNTHILGGIFDEDKLIARFRYATHLIGTADQFGIFLLNILQAKKIAPENIHATAISSVVPSCDYTLRHTFSLYFDTSIFMLQAGVKTGLNIKYKNPNEVGADRIANAIGAVNAFPNKNLIIIDMGTATTLCAVTKKRDYLGGTILPGMRLGMESLKLNTAKLMEVDIEAATAYLGRSTRESIQAGLYYGQLGALKEIIAGYKREVFADEPVMVIGTGGFAQLYKDKSLFDVILPDLVLQGLGKAYELSLQNGEK, from the coding sequence ATGCTGTTGTGCCTGGATGTTGGCAATACTCATATTTTGGGCGGTATATTTGACGAAGATAAACTGATCGCGCGCTTTCGTTACGCGACACATTTGATTGGAACCGCAGACCAGTTCGGTATTTTTTTGCTGAATATCCTCCAGGCTAAAAAAATAGCGCCGGAAAATATCCATGCCACAGCGATTAGTTCGGTTGTGCCCAGTTGCGACTACACGCTACGCCATACGTTTTCACTTTATTTCGACACGTCGATTTTTATGTTGCAAGCAGGCGTGAAAACAGGATTGAACATTAAATATAAAAACCCAAATGAAGTGGGCGCTGATCGTATCGCAAATGCCATTGGTGCTGTTAATGCTTTTCCAAATAAAAACCTGATCATCATCGATATGGGCACAGCGACGACGCTTTGCGCCGTCACTAAAAAACGGGATTACCTGGGTGGCACCATCCTGCCGGGCATGCGGCTTGGCATGGAGTCATTAAAACTGAATACAGCGAAATTAATGGAAGTGGATATAGAAGCAGCAACGGCTTATTTGGGGCGATCCACGCGTGAAAGCATTCAGGCGGGATTGTATTATGGTCAGTTGGGCGCGCTTAAGGAAATCATTGCCGGCTACAAACGCGAAGTTTTTGCTGATGAGCCGGTAATGGTCATCGGAACAGGCGGGTTCGCGCAGTTATATAAAGACAAATCATTATTTGATGTGATTCTGCCTGATCTGGTCCTGCAGGGACTGGGTAAGGCATATGAGCTGTCTTTGCAAAATGGAGAAAAGTAA
- the panB gene encoding 3-methyl-2-oxobutanoate hydroxymethyltransferase — protein MNVLDFYTKKQKGDKISMITCYDYTSARLLAETPVDCLLVGDSVAMTMHGYKDTLSATLEMMCFHTSAVSRGAGNKFIVGDMPFLSYRKSLSKNVTAAQVLMQAGAHAVKLECAAGNAKLVRHLTESGIPVMGHLGLTPQSVYALGGYKVQGKTQESAARLKEDALILQEAGCFAIVLECVPAPLAKTVTQQLSVPTIGIGAGPDTDGQVLVFQDLLGLNQDFKPKFVKAFVNGYEQLKQGIETYISAVKSGEFPQHEHCFEN, from the coding sequence ATGAACGTTTTGGATTTTTATACCAAGAAACAAAAGGGCGATAAAATCAGCATGATTACTTGTTATGATTATACCAGCGCCCGTCTTTTGGCGGAGACGCCGGTGGATTGTTTACTGGTAGGCGATAGTGTTGCCATGACGATGCACGGTTACAAAGATACACTCTCAGCAACGCTTGAGATGATGTGCTTTCATACCTCGGCAGTGAGTCGCGGCGCGGGGAATAAATTTATTGTCGGCGATATGCCGTTTTTAAGCTATCGAAAATCACTCAGCAAAAATGTAACGGCTGCGCAGGTATTGATGCAGGCAGGAGCGCATGCTGTCAAACTGGAATGTGCTGCAGGCAATGCAAAACTGGTCCGTCATTTGACGGAATCGGGCATCCCTGTGATGGGTCATTTGGGGCTTACCCCGCAATCGGTTTATGCGCTTGGCGGCTACAAGGTGCAAGGCAAAACACAGGAAAGCGCAGCACGGTTAAAAGAAGACGCACTGATTTTGCAGGAAGCGGGCTGTTTTGCCATTGTGCTTGAATGTGTCCCTGCACCACTTGCAAAAACTGTCACGCAGCAGCTTTCTGTTCCCACCATAGGCATTGGTGCAGGCCCAGATACCGATGGTCAAGTACTCGTCTTTCAGGACCTGCTCGGTTTGAATCAGGATTTTAAGCCCAAATTTGTTAAAGCGTTTGTCAATGGTTACGAGCAATTAAAGCAAGGTATTGAAACCTATATCAGTGCAGTGAAATCAGGGGAGTTTCCGCAGCATGAACATTGTTTCGAAAATTGA
- the panC gene encoding pantoate--beta-alanine ligase, whose product MNIVSKIDAWQAIRKACAGKTIGFVPTMGHLHAGHLSLCERSRRENEITVVSIFVNPTQFNQASDFDLYPRTLEQDTAILASQQVDYLLLPDAESLYPDHYQIQLTETEMSRELEGEYRPGHFNGMLTVVLKLLNLVQPARAYFGEKDYQQLLLVKKMAAALFLPVDIVPCETIRAEDGLALSSRNSRLNTEQRQKAAHFPQLLQSHQPVEHIAEQLKALGFKVDYIVEKWQRRLGAVWLDDVRLIDNISIHK is encoded by the coding sequence ATGAACATTGTTTCGAAAATTGATGCCTGGCAAGCAATACGTAAAGCTTGCGCGGGCAAAACAATTGGTTTTGTTCCCACGATGGGGCATTTGCACGCAGGCCATTTGAGCCTGTGTGAGCGTTCCCGCAGAGAGAATGAAATTACGGTGGTCAGTATTTTTGTTAATCCAACGCAATTTAATCAAGCGAGTGATTTCGATCTTTATCCTCGCACCCTGGAACAGGACACTGCCATTCTCGCTTCACAGCAGGTGGATTATCTGCTGCTGCCGGATGCAGAATCATTATATCCAGACCATTACCAGATCCAGCTCACTGAAACTGAAATGAGCAGGGAACTGGAAGGTGAATACCGCCCTGGACATTTTAACGGTATGTTGACTGTCGTGTTGAAACTCCTGAATCTGGTGCAACCGGCGCGTGCGTATTTTGGCGAAAAGGATTACCAGCAATTGCTGCTCGTTAAAAAAATGGCGGCCGCGCTTTTTTTACCTGTCGACATTGTTCCGTGTGAGACCATCCGGGCTGAAGACGGGCTCGCTTTAAGTTCACGTAATTCCAGGCTCAACACAGAGCAGCGGCAAAAGGCGGCGCATTTTCCACAATTATTGCAAAGCCACCAGCCGGTCGAGCATATAGCAGAGCAGCTCAAGGCCTTGGGTTTTAAGGTCGATTATATTGTGGAGAAATGGCAGCGACGTTTAGGCGCTGTCTGGCTGGATGATGTGCGTCTCATTGATAACATTTCTATTCATAAATAA
- a CDS encoding U-box domain-containing protein — protein MTENNNLLTVDKDLIYCPLSLNIMRYPVLASDGYHYELAVLLESITRLGPISPMTKEPLTGFCMDLHLKNTLDHNFKNDSSRYDEYDKQAVLKTLSAYFNPSLKWKSSVGKSILTGGVVGCATLLLILESNSHQADDRNENAWNTTLSFQFAFASAAIDYLIRSASGHRFGLFGGLFKALSYAEHALRPNFLRLLDEEEERLHHII, from the coding sequence ATGACTGAAAACAACAACCTCTTAACCGTAGATAAAGATCTTATATATTGCCCGCTCTCCCTTAATATCATGCGCTATCCCGTGCTGGCATCAGATGGTTATCATTATGAACTTGCTGTGCTACTGGAAAGCATAACAAGATTGGGTCCTATTAGTCCCATGACTAAAGAACCACTAACTGGTTTTTGTATGGATCTGCATCTGAAAAACACGCTTGACCATAATTTCAAGAATGATTCATCGCGGTATGACGAGTATGATAAACAAGCTGTCCTCAAAACACTCTCAGCTTATTTTAACCCGTCTTTAAAATGGAAATCTTCCGTCGGTAAATCCATTCTAACTGGTGGCGTAGTCGGATGCGCGACCCTGCTACTCATTCTTGAATCCAACAGTCATCAGGCTGATGATCGCAACGAAAACGCCTGGAATACTACCTTATCATTTCAGTTTGCATTCGCAAGCGCTGCTATCGATTATCTTATTCGATCGGCCAGCGGCCATCGTTTTGGATTATTTGGCGGTTTATTCAAAGCTCTCTCTTACGCAGAGCACGCATTGAGACCGAATTTTCTCAGGCTGCTAGATGAGGAGGAGGAAAGGCTGCACCATATCATCTAA